GCGGTCAAAGCCTTTCTGCCGCCCCGCCTCATCGGGCGCGGGCTGGTCTTGATTGACCCACCCTTCGAAAAAACAAATGAGTTCGATCGGCTCCGCGCGGCGATTTTTATGGCGCGTCGGCGCTTCCCGGCCTCGGTGGTCGCGGCATGGTATCCGATCAAACATCGCGCCCCTGTTCGGGAGTTTCAGGATATGCTGATCGAGACGGGTCTCAAGAAACTTCTGACCTGCGAATTTCTGCTTAACCCGCCGACGGACCCGACACGCCTGAATGGATGCGGCCTTTTAGTGGCGAATCCGCATTATCGATTTGATGAAAATGGGCGCCACATTCTTGAAGCACTCGCACCTTATCTGCAGCAGGAGGAGCCGCCTGAAATCTCCATCCGCTGGTTGGTGGAAGCATGAGCACGCCGCGCCATATCGCCATTATCGGGGCAGGTGCCTGGGGGATCGCCCTCGCACAGAATTTCGCCCGCGCGGGCCATAACGTCACACTTTGGAGCCGAAGCCCCGTTGACGCCACCACGCGCAAACTTCCACGGCTGCCGCATGTCGCGCTTCTGCCCACCGTACATGTCACGAACCTGATGCCGAAAGGCGCCGATGACACGCTTTTCGCTACCCCCACCCATGCATTACGCGACATCGCCGCCGCTTCAATGGGTGACGGCCCGGTTATCGCATGTTGTAAGGGTCTGGAACGTGACAGTTATGCCTTCCCCGCCGACATCTTGCGCGCCACCTGTCCGGGGCGCGATGTCGCCGTGCTGTCCGGGCCCAATTTTGCCGGTGAGATCGCCACAGGTCTGCCTGCGGCCGCCACATTGGCCGCGTCGCGTTTGTCGTCGGCAGAGGAGATCGCCTCCCGACTGGCGACACCGCGCTTTCGCCTCTACGCCTCCAATGATTTGACGGGTGTGCAATTGGCCGGTGCGGCCAAAAATGTGATCGCCATTGCGGCCGGTATCGCCATCGGGGCGCAATTGGGGGAAAATGCACGTGCCGCCCTGATGACGCGCGGCCTGGCGGAGATGCACCGCCTCAATCGTGCTCTTGGCGGGCAGGCGAAAACCCTCTCCGGCCTGAGCGGCATGGGAGACCTCATCCTGACCTGCACTGGCCCCTCATCCCGTAATTTCCGGTTCGGCCTGGCGTTGGGACAAAATGCGGATGTGCGCGCCCTTGCC
This DNA window, taken from Acetobacteraceae bacterium, encodes the following:
- a CDS encoding NAD(P)H-dependent glycerol-3-phosphate dehydrogenase; translation: MSTPRHIAIIGAGAWGIALAQNFARAGHNVTLWSRSPVDATTRKLPRLPHVALLPTVHVTNLMPKGADDTLFATPTHALRDIAAASMGDGPVIACCKGLERDSYAFPADILRATCPGRDVAVLSGPNFAGEIATGLPAAATLAASRLSSAEEIASRLATPRFRLYASNDLTGVQLAGAAKNVIAIAAGIAIGAQLGENARAALMTRGLAEMHRLNRALGGQAKTLSGLSGMGDLILTCTGPSSRNFRFGLALGQNADVRALAMDETHGIVEGCRTAPVLLKLARRHAIDMPLVETVSKLIASDMSVAVAKAALMSRPLATE